In the genome of Rhodoferax fermentans, one region contains:
- a CDS encoding anaerobic ribonucleoside-triphosphate reductase activating protein, which produces MLDDSRLVVAGLTPFTTIDFPGRLAAVVFCQGCPWRCTYCHNAHLQPARTHAPRRWSELCNWLSSRRGLLDGVVFSGGEPLLQRGLARALTDVRQLGFAVGLHTAGIYPERLAAVLPRLDWVGLDIKGPFEDYHQITRAGGADAARASLSLVLKSGIDHELRCTVDTDLLDADALSRLARKLAELGATRLVLQACRREGQAASVPTALVNAAAQHLPQVERRPA; this is translated from the coding sequence GTGCTTGATGACAGCCGACTGGTGGTGGCTGGGCTGACCCCTTTCACCACCATCGATTTCCCGGGCCGACTCGCTGCCGTGGTGTTCTGCCAGGGCTGCCCCTGGCGCTGCACGTATTGCCACAACGCCCACCTGCAGCCAGCTCGGACCCACGCGCCGCGCCGCTGGTCCGAGCTTTGCAACTGGCTCTCCAGCCGACGCGGCCTGCTCGATGGTGTGGTGTTCAGCGGCGGAGAGCCTTTGCTGCAGCGCGGCCTGGCACGGGCGCTGACAGATGTCCGTCAGCTCGGGTTTGCCGTTGGCCTGCATACGGCAGGCATCTACCCAGAACGCCTGGCTGCCGTATTGCCCCGGCTGGATTGGGTTGGCCTGGACATCAAAGGACCGTTTGAGGACTACCACCAGATCACCCGCGCTGGCGGTGCAGACGCTGCACGGGCTTCACTGTCCCTGGTGCTCAAGTCCGGCATTGACCACGAGCTGCGTTGCACCGTCGATACCGATCTGCTGGATGCAGATGCGCTGTCACGCCTGGCACGCAAGTTGGCTGAGCTCGGTGCCACCCGGCTGGTGCTGCAGGCCTGCCGCCGCGAAGGCCAGGCGGCGTCTGTGCCCACAGCCCTGGTCAACGCAGCAGCACAACATTTACCTCAGGTCGAACGACGTCCGGCCTGA
- a CDS encoding heavy-metal-associated domain-containing protein, whose protein sequence is MKYSFHVEGMTCEHCEKAVVRAVRQLDNNAQVVADRLQNKVEVESTASAQDITQAIVEEGYQVVA, encoded by the coding sequence ATGAAGTACAGCTTTCACGTCGAAGGAATGACCTGCGAACACTGCGAAAAGGCCGTGGTACGTGCGGTGCGCCAACTGGATAACAACGCCCAGGTGGTGGCTGACCGCTTGCAGAACAAGGTGGAGGTTGAGTCCACGGCCAGTGCGCAGGACATCACCCAGGCCATTGTGGAAGAAGGTTACCAAGTGGTGGCATAA
- a CDS encoding ribonucleoside triphosphate reductase codes for MSTPDLLTPERTFQTTSLPTLPHRILRRDGVDVPFESERIASALARAGAASGEYDAAQALLLTDRVLKVIRHRYASSVPSVEQVQDMVEHMLVDANHLQTFRAYVAYRDQHRRLREDKRTLVDVAASIDEYVDRADWRVRANANQGYSLGGLILNVSGKVVANYWLSHVYPPEIGQAHRDADIHIHDLDMLSGYCAGWSLRQVLFEGFNGVAGKPEADPPRHFSSALGQMVNFLGTLQNEWAGAQAFSSFDTYLAPYVRRDGLDYDAVRQGLQEFIYNLNVPSRWGTQTPFTNLTFDWVCPEDLRAQVPVIGGLEMPFTYGELQAEMDLINRAYIEVMSAGDRRGRAFTFPIPTYNITEDFPWESENADHLFAMTAKYGLPYFQNFLNSDMQPNHVRSMCCRLQLDLRELLKRGNGLFGSAEQTGSIGVVTINCARLGYLHAGDETALMARLDRLADMARDSLEIKRKVVQRLMDGGLFPYTKRYLGTLRNHFSTLGVNGINEMVRNFTDGAADITHPEGHALALRLLDHLRERMRQYQEETGNLYNLEATPAEGTTYRFARVDQKRWPKIVQAGTPEAPYYTNSSQLPVGFTDDPFEALSRQDALQTRYTGGTVLHLYMRERISSPAACRQLVRTALSRFRLPYITITPTFSICPKHGYLDGEHAFCPKCDEEILAQRGVAH; via the coding sequence ATGAGTACCCCTGACCTGTTGACACCTGAACGCACCTTCCAGACCACCAGCTTGCCCACATTGCCGCACCGCATTCTTCGCCGCGATGGTGTGGATGTGCCCTTCGAGAGTGAACGCATCGCCTCGGCCTTGGCACGTGCGGGTGCCGCCAGTGGCGAATACGATGCAGCGCAGGCCTTGCTGCTGACCGATAGGGTGCTCAAGGTGATCCGCCATCGTTATGCCAGCTCGGTCCCCAGCGTCGAGCAGGTGCAAGACATGGTGGAACACATGCTGGTGGACGCCAATCATCTGCAGACCTTCCGAGCCTACGTGGCCTACCGCGACCAGCACCGCCGCCTGCGGGAAGACAAGCGCACCCTGGTGGATGTGGCGGCTAGCATCGATGAGTATGTGGACCGGGCCGATTGGCGGGTGCGTGCCAATGCCAATCAAGGTTATTCCCTGGGCGGGTTGATCCTCAACGTCTCCGGCAAAGTGGTGGCCAATTACTGGCTGTCGCACGTCTATCCTCCAGAGATTGGTCAGGCGCATCGCGACGCCGACATCCATATCCATGACTTGGACATGCTAAGTGGCTACTGCGCTGGCTGGTCGCTGCGCCAGGTGCTGTTCGAGGGCTTCAACGGGGTGGCGGGCAAGCCTGAGGCTGATCCGCCGCGCCATTTCTCAAGTGCCTTGGGGCAGATGGTGAACTTCCTCGGCACCCTGCAAAACGAATGGGCCGGTGCGCAGGCCTTCAGTTCCTTTGACACCTACCTGGCACCTTATGTGCGCCGCGATGGGCTGGACTATGACGCGGTGCGCCAGGGCCTGCAGGAGTTCATTTACAACCTCAACGTACCCTCGCGCTGGGGCACACAGACACCGTTCACCAACCTGACTTTTGACTGGGTTTGCCCCGAGGACCTGCGCGCCCAGGTGCCGGTGATTGGCGGTCTGGAAATGCCCTTCACTTACGGTGAGCTGCAGGCCGAGATGGACCTGATCAACCGCGCCTACATCGAAGTCATGAGTGCGGGCGACCGCCGTGGCCGGGCCTTCACCTTCCCGATTCCGACCTACAACATCACCGAAGACTTCCCCTGGGAATCAGAGAACGCCGACCACCTGTTTGCGATGACAGCCAAATACGGCTTGCCTTATTTCCAGAACTTCCTCAACTCGGACATGCAACCCAACCATGTCCGATCCATGTGCTGCCGACTGCAACTCGATTTGCGTGAGTTGCTCAAACGGGGCAACGGCTTGTTTGGTTCGGCCGAACAAACCGGCTCCATCGGTGTGGTGACGATCAACTGCGCGCGCTTGGGGTATCTGCATGCAGGTGACGAGACTGCGCTGATGGCACGTCTTGACCGCCTGGCCGACATGGCACGCGACAGCCTGGAAATCAAGCGCAAAGTGGTGCAGAGGCTGATGGATGGAGGCCTCTTTCCTTACACCAAGCGATACCTGGGCACCTTGCGCAATCACTTTTCGACCCTGGGCGTCAATGGCATCAACGAGATGGTGCGCAACTTCACCGACGGTGCAGCCGACATCACCCACCCGGAGGGCCACGCCCTGGCACTGCGCCTGCTGGACCACCTGCGCGAGCGCATGCGCCAGTACCAGGAAGAAACCGGCAACCTCTATAACCTGGAGGCCACGCCGGCCGAAGGCACCACCTACCGCTTCGCGCGGGTTGATCAAAAACGCTGGCCCAAAATTGTGCAGGCGGGCACACCAGAAGCACCGTACTACACCAACTCCTCACAATTGCCGGTGGGTTTCACCGACGATCCGTTTGAGGCACTGAGTCGGCAAGATGCGTTGCAGACACGGTATACCGGCGGCACGGTATTGCATCTCTACATGCGTGAGCGCATCTCATCCCCGGCTGCCTGCAGGCAACTGGTGCGCACGGCGCTGTCACGGTTTCGACTGCCCTACATCACGATCACACCCACTTTCTCGATCTGTCCCAAACATGGGTACCTGGACGGTGAACACGCTTTTTGCCCCAAGTGTGACGAAGAGATCCTGGCCCAGCGTGGTGTGGCCCATTGA
- a CDS encoding OsmC domain/YcaO domain-containing protein — MEIKVNFLDKLRLEAKFDDFTVIADQPIRYKGDGSAPGPFDYFLASSALCAAYFVKLYCDTRNIPTENIRLSQNNIVDPENRYQQTFKIQVELPADISDKDRLGILRSIERCTVKKVVQTGPEFVIEEVENLDADAQSLLTLKPTSETQTYIAGKDLPLEQTIANMSGVLANLGIKIEIASWRNLVPNVWSLHIRDAHSPMCFTNGKGATKESALASALGEYIERLNNNHFYAGSFWGEDIANAAFVHYPNERWFKPGRKDALPAGILDDHCLQIYNPDGELRGSHLIDTNSGHVKRGICSLPFVRQSDGAVVYFPSNLIENLFVSNGMSAGNTLAEAQVQCLSEIFERAVKREILEGEITLPDVPPEVLAKYPGIQAGIQALEEQGFPVLVKDASLGGVYPVMCVTLMNPRTGGVFASFGAHPSLEVALERSLTELLQGRSFEGLNDLPQPTFTSNAVTEPNNFVEHFIDSSGVVSWRFFSAKPDFDFVEWDFSGQGENANAEEAAALLGILEAMGKEVYTAVYDQLGAIACRILVPGYSEVYPVEDLIWDNTNKALLFREDILNLHQLDDASLQALLERLDNSELDEYSDVATLIGIEFDENTTWGQLTVLELKLLIHLALQQLEEAHELVGAFLQYNDNSRERGLFYQALKVVLEVQLDDDLELDDYIVNFRRMFGNQRMDAVLGSVDGSVRFFGLTPTSLKLEGLERHHRLIDSYKKLHTARAKAAAVAS; from the coding sequence ATGGAAATTAAGGTCAACTTTCTCGACAAACTTCGTCTTGAGGCCAAGTTCGATGACTTCACGGTCATCGCCGATCAGCCGATTCGTTACAAGGGCGATGGCTCGGCGCCGGGCCCGTTCGATTATTTTCTGGCGTCATCGGCCTTGTGTGCGGCTTACTTCGTGAAGTTGTACTGCGACACGCGCAACATCCCCACCGAGAACATCCGCCTGTCGCAAAACAACATCGTGGATCCGGAAAACCGCTACCAGCAGACGTTCAAGATCCAGGTTGAGTTGCCAGCGGATATTTCCGACAAAGACCGGCTGGGCATTTTGCGTTCCATTGAGCGTTGCACGGTCAAAAAAGTGGTGCAAACCGGGCCCGAATTTGTGATCGAAGAGGTCGAGAACCTGGACGCCGACGCGCAGTCCTTGCTGACCTTGAAACCGACTTCTGAGACCCAAACCTATATTGCGGGCAAGGACCTGCCTTTGGAACAAACCATCGCCAACATGTCGGGCGTTTTGGCCAACCTGGGCATCAAGATTGAAATCGCTTCGTGGCGCAACCTGGTTCCCAATGTGTGGTCGCTGCACATTCGCGATGCACACTCGCCGATGTGTTTCACCAATGGCAAGGGTGCCACCAAGGAAAGTGCGCTGGCGTCAGCCTTGGGCGAATACATCGAGCGCCTGAACAACAACCACTTCTACGCCGGGTCGTTCTGGGGCGAAGACATCGCCAACGCGGCGTTTGTGCACTACCCGAACGAGCGCTGGTTCAAGCCTGGCCGCAAAGATGCGTTGCCGGCCGGCATTCTGGACGACCACTGCCTGCAGATTTACAACCCCGATGGTGAATTGCGTGGCTCACACCTGATCGACACCAACTCCGGCCATGTCAAGCGCGGCATTTGTTCGCTGCCCTTTGTGCGCCAGTCCGACGGCGCGGTGGTGTATTTCCCGTCCAACCTGATCGAAAACCTGTTCGTCAGCAACGGCATGAGTGCTGGCAACACGCTGGCCGAGGCGCAGGTGCAATGCCTGTCCGAGATTTTTGAGCGGGCGGTCAAACGCGAAATTCTGGAGGGTGAAATCACCTTGCCGGATGTGCCGCCCGAGGTGCTGGCCAAATACCCCGGCATTCAAGCTGGCATCCAAGCCTTGGAAGAGCAAGGCTTTCCGGTGCTGGTCAAAGACGCGTCGCTGGGTGGGGTGTACCCGGTGATGTGCGTCACCTTGATGAACCCGCGCACCGGCGGTGTGTTTGCCTCGTTTGGCGCGCACCCGAGTCTGGAGGTGGCGCTGGAACGCAGCCTGACCGAATTGCTGCAGGGCCGCAGTTTTGAAGGCCTGAACGATTTGCCCCAGCCCACCTTCACCAGCAACGCAGTGACCGAACCCAACAACTTTGTGGAGCACTTCATCGACTCCAGCGGTGTGGTGTCGTGGCGCTTTTTCAGCGCCAAACCGGACTTCGATTTTGTCGAATGGGATTTTTCCGGCCAGGGCGAGAACGCCAATGCCGAGGAAGCCGCAGCCTTGCTCGGCATTCTGGAAGCCATGGGCAAAGAGGTCTACACCGCGGTGTATGACCAGCTGGGCGCCATTGCCTGCCGGATTCTGGTGCCCGGTTATTCGGAGGTGTACCCGGTCGAAGATCTGATCTGGGACAACACCAACAAGGCACTCTTGTTCCGCGAAGACATCCTGAACCTGCACCAGCTGGACGACGCGAGCCTGCAAGCGCTGCTGGAGCGGCTGGACAACAGCGAGCTGGATGAATACTCTGACGTCGCCACACTGATCGGCATCGAGTTTGACGAAAACACGACCTGGGGCCAGCTGACCGTTCTGGAGCTCAAGCTGCTGATTCATCTCGCCTTGCAGCAGCTGGAAGAAGCGCACGAGTTGGTGGGCGCCTTCCTGCAGTACAACGACAACTCGCGCGAGCGAGGTCTGTTTTACCAAGCCTTGAAGGTGGTGCTGGAAGTGCAACTTGACGACGACCTGGAACTGGACGATTACATCGTCAATTTCCGCCGAATGTTTGGCAACCAGCGGATGGACGCGGTGTTGGGGTCCGTAGACGGCAGCGTGCGTTTCTTCGGCCTGACCCCAACCAGCCTCAAGCTAGAGGGGCTTGAGCGGCACCACCGCTTGATCGACAGCTACAAAAAACTGCATACGGCGCGGGCCAAAGCGGCAGCTGTGGCCAGCTAA
- the nrdD gene encoding anaerobic ribonucleoside-triphosphate reductase has protein sequence MNTHPQQQPLQDHERQRCEVWTRVMGYHRPVSEFNQGKQAEHQERVHFVEAPMACEPRA, from the coding sequence ATGAATACCCATCCCCAACAACAGCCGCTCCAGGACCACGAACGCCAGCGTTGCGAGGTGTGGACCCGCGTCATGGGTTACCACCGCCCGGTGTCCGAGTTCAACCAGGGCAAACAGGCTGAACACCAAGAACGCGTGCACTTTGTGGAGGCACCCATGGCCTGCGAGCCCCGTGCTTGA
- a CDS encoding Crp/Fnr family transcriptional regulator — MDALCDWPMAEVTSLYPSLKDVQPGLAELQSSLPPMVVPAHTELFSENAACQGFPLVLEGEIKVSRHSDDGRSLELYRVVPGELCLVSSASLFRSQPLAACGITTRPSTFLLIRPELFKRWIETPAFRNDVLGLFAERMADLTALVDAVAFHRLDRRLAAALLGRGQHLNLTHQALADELGTVREMVTRLLRRFERDGWVALGREQISILNSAALRALAS; from the coding sequence ATGGACGCTTTGTGTGACTGGCCGATGGCTGAAGTCACCAGCCTGTATCCCTCACTCAAGGACGTCCAGCCCGGTCTGGCCGAACTGCAAAGCAGCCTGCCACCGATGGTGGTGCCCGCCCACACCGAGTTATTCAGCGAAAACGCCGCCTGCCAGGGTTTCCCACTGGTGCTGGAAGGCGAGATCAAGGTCTCACGCCATTCGGACGATGGCCGCTCGCTGGAGTTATACCGGGTGGTGCCGGGCGAGTTGTGCCTGGTGTCCAGCGCAAGCCTGTTTCGCAGCCAACCGCTGGCCGCCTGTGGCATCACCACCCGGCCCAGTACGTTTTTACTGATTCGCCCGGAGCTGTTCAAACGCTGGATCGAGACTCCGGCTTTTCGCAACGATGTGCTGGGCCTGTTTGCCGAACGCATGGCCGACCTGACCGCGCTGGTGGACGCCGTTGCTTTTCACCGGCTGGACCGGCGCCTGGCGGCAGCCCTGCTCGGGCGCGGCCAACACCTCAACCTGACGCACCAGGCCCTGGCCGACGAGTTGGGCACGGTGCGCGAGATGGTGACCCGCCTGCTGCGCCGTTTTGAGCGCGACGGTTGGGTGGCGCTGGGGCGTGAGCAGATCAGTATCCTCAACAGCGCGGCTTTGCGGGCGTTGGCCAGTTAA
- a CDS encoding YgaP family membrane protein: MKSNVGGIDRILRIVLGLVLIGLTLTGTIGVWGWIGVVPLATGFMSFCPLYPLLGINTCPKK; the protein is encoded by the coding sequence ATGAAATCCAATGTTGGCGGTATCGACCGCATTTTGCGTATTGTTCTGGGTCTGGTGCTGATTGGCCTGACGCTGACCGGCACCATTGGTGTCTGGGGCTGGATTGGTGTGGTGCCGCTGGCCACCGGCTTCATGAGTTTTTGCCCGCTGTACCCGTTGCTGGGCATCAACACCTGCCCGAAGAAGTGA
- a CDS encoding heavy metal translocating P-type ATPase has product MTTPTSGNPPLRIDLGIHGMTCASCVARAERALKKVPGVAEVAVNLATESARVLVAPSEQIEARLKRAIRDAGYEPVAANAAVDAPSDSAWAGFGPVALGLVLSVPLMLPMLGDLLGQHWMLPAWLQFALATPVQFVLGARFYKAGWHALLARSGNMDLLVSLGTTAGWALSVWLWLQSPADEMPHLYFEASAVVITLVLLGKWLEARAKRQTTSAIRALHALRPDVAHLLGLDGEMDVPVDELLAGDRLVVRPGERFAVDGLVLEGQSQVDESMLTGEPLPVAKKEGDPITGGTLNGDGRLVITVKAVGVDTVLAHIITLVEDAQAGKAPIQRLVDQVSAVFVPVVLVLALATLLGWWFTGHAFDVALINAVTVLVIACPCALGLATPVAIMAGTGVAAQHGILIKDAQALELAHKAQVVVFDKTGTLTVGQARLTDFVVLPGQDEARWLAVAAAIQSGSSHPLARAVVAAAAERHISLPEVSQVLSTPGKGLQGTVDNQDYVIGNLAWIGSLGGQLAALDDAVARLQTAGATLAALAHRGSEGVQVLALMAFGDEPKESAAPAIASLRARGIRVMMLSGDQQVAAQAMARRVGLTPDEVISDVLPGDKAAHVSALKQGGQTVVMVGDGINDAPALAAADVGMAMANAGGGTDVAMHAAGITLMRGDLALVASALDISRRTVAKIRQNLFWAFVYNVVGIPLAAFGVLNPVMAGAAMALSSVSVMANALLLKRWRPGL; this is encoded by the coding sequence ATGACCACCCCGACTTCTGGCAATCCCCCCCTGCGTATTGACCTGGGCATCCACGGCATGACCTGCGCCTCGTGTGTGGCCCGGGCCGAACGTGCCCTGAAAAAAGTGCCCGGGGTGGCCGAGGTCGCGGTGAACCTGGCCACCGAGTCGGCGCGGGTGCTGGTGGCGCCGTCCGAGCAGATCGAGGCGCGGCTCAAACGCGCGATCCGGGACGCGGGTTACGAGCCGGTGGCGGCCAATGCTGCGGTCGATGCGCCGTCTGACTCGGCTTGGGCCGGTTTTGGCCCGGTGGCGCTGGGCCTGGTTTTGTCGGTGCCGCTGATGTTGCCCATGCTCGGTGACCTGCTGGGCCAGCACTGGATGCTGCCCGCCTGGCTGCAGTTTGCACTGGCCACACCGGTGCAGTTTGTGCTGGGTGCGCGTTTTTACAAAGCGGGTTGGCATGCGCTGCTGGCACGCAGCGGCAACATGGATTTGCTGGTGTCACTGGGCACCACGGCGGGCTGGGCGCTGTCGGTATGGTTGTGGCTGCAGTCGCCTGCGGATGAGATGCCGCACCTGTATTTCGAAGCGTCGGCGGTGGTGATCACGCTGGTGCTGCTCGGCAAATGGCTGGAGGCACGCGCCAAGCGGCAAACCACCTCGGCCATCCGCGCCTTGCACGCCTTGCGCCCCGATGTGGCCCATCTGCTGGGGCTGGACGGTGAGATGGATGTGCCGGTGGACGAGCTGCTGGCCGGTGACCGGCTGGTGGTGCGCCCCGGTGAACGGTTTGCGGTGGATGGCCTGGTGTTGGAAGGGCAGAGCCAGGTCGACGAGTCGATGCTCACCGGCGAACCCTTGCCGGTGGCCAAGAAAGAAGGTGACCCGATCACCGGTGGCACGCTCAATGGCGATGGGCGGCTGGTGATCACCGTCAAGGCGGTGGGGGTGGATACGGTGCTGGCCCACATCATCACGCTGGTAGAAGACGCCCAAGCCGGCAAGGCGCCGATCCAGCGGCTGGTCGACCAGGTCAGTGCGGTGTTTGTACCGGTGGTGCTGGTGTTGGCGTTGGCCACGCTGCTGGGCTGGTGGTTCACCGGCCATGCGTTTGATGTGGCGCTGATCAACGCGGTGACGGTGCTGGTGATTGCCTGCCCCTGCGCGCTGGGCCTGGCCACACCGGTGGCGATCATGGCGGGCACCGGCGTAGCGGCGCAGCATGGCATTTTGATCAAGGACGCCCAGGCGCTGGAGTTGGCCCACAAAGCCCAGGTGGTGGTGTTTGACAAAACCGGCACGCTGACCGTGGGCCAGGCGCGTTTGACCGACTTTGTGGTGCTGCCGGGGCAGGATGAAGCCCGCTGGCTGGCCGTGGCCGCTGCGATTCAGAGCGGCAGCAGCCACCCGCTGGCGCGTGCGGTGGTGGCCGCAGCGGCTGAGCGACACATCAGCTTGCCCGAGGTCAGCCAGGTGCTCTCCACCCCCGGCAAAGGTTTACAAGGCACGGTGGACAACCAGGACTATGTCATTGGCAACCTGGCTTGGATCGGTTCCTTGGGTGGTCAACTGGCCGCACTGGACGATGCCGTGGCGCGCCTGCAAACGGCGGGTGCCACGCTGGCGGCGCTGGCCCATCGCGGCTCAGAAGGTGTGCAAGTGTTGGCCTTGATGGCATTTGGCGACGAGCCCAAAGAGAGTGCTGCCCCAGCGATCGCCAGCCTGCGTGCACGTGGAATCCGGGTGATGATGCTCTCGGGTGACCAGCAAGTTGCAGCGCAGGCCATGGCACGGCGTGTGGGGCTAACGCCCGATGAGGTGATCAGCGACGTGTTGCCGGGTGACAAGGCTGCCCACGTCAGCGCATTAAAACAAGGCGGGCAGACGGTGGTGATGGTCGGCGACGGCATCAACGACGCCCCGGCGCTGGCCGCTGCCGATGTTGGCATGGCCATGGCCAATGCGGGTGGTGGCACCGATGTGGCGATGCACGCCGCCGGTATCACCCTGATGCGTGGTGACCTGGCACTGGTGGCAAGCGCGCTGGACATTTCACGGCGCACCGTGGCCAAGATCCGGCAGAACCTGTTCTGGGCCTTTGTGTATAACGTGGTGGGCATTCCGCTGGCGGCATTCGGTGTGTTGAACCCGGTGATGGCCGGTGCCGCCATGGCGCTGAGCTCGGTGAGTGTCATGGCCAACGCCTTGTTGCTCAAGCGCTGGCGCCCGGGCTTATAA
- a CDS encoding flagellar protein FlaG, which translates to MNTLAPAKQPIKNNQNSGASNTTPSPAELNQLVSDMQSKVPVAAKELQFSVDQESGKQLLTLTDNVTKEVLWQVPSEVALRISKEMDRFQKGSLLNQQA; encoded by the coding sequence GTGAACACCTTGGCACCAGCCAAGCAGCCAATCAAAAACAACCAGAACAGTGGAGCCAGCAACACCACGCCCAGCCCGGCTGAGTTGAATCAATTGGTGAGTGACATGCAAAGCAAGGTGCCGGTGGCAGCCAAAGAACTGCAGTTTTCTGTGGACCAGGAGAGTGGCAAACAGCTGCTGACGCTGACGGATAACGTCACCAAAGAGGTACTGTGGCAAGTGCCCTCAGAGGTGGCCCTGCGTATTTCAAAAGAGATGGACCGGTTTCAAAAAGGCTCACTGCTCAACCAGCAGGCTTGA
- the minE gene encoding cell division topological specificity factor MinE: protein MSFFSFFLGEKTKTASVAKERLQIILAHERSGRSPATPDYLPDLQRELIAVISKYVRINQDDIKVNLERQDNLEVLEVKIELPDKR from the coding sequence ATGTCTTTTTTCTCATTTTTTCTCGGTGAAAAAACAAAGACAGCCAGTGTGGCCAAGGAGCGCCTGCAGATCATCCTGGCCCACGAGCGCAGCGGCCGCAGCCCGGCCACGCCCGACTATCTACCCGATCTGCAGCGTGAACTGATTGCGGTGATCAGCAAATACGTCAGGATCAATCAGGACGACATCAAGGTCAACCTGGAGCGCCAGGACAATCTGGAAGTGCTTGAGGTCAAGATCGAGCTGCCAGACAAACGCTGA
- a CDS encoding ribonucleotide-diphosphate reductase subunit beta, producing MSAPQHETLFNDWEQPAPQVANPAPGTAPARPALAPINAADKRVVNGKADINQLAPFKYNWAWEYFLKANRNHWTPLEISMSQDVHDYHHKLSQPERHVFENVLAYLTTSDILAMRNIGLAVMEKMSAPELQIYQARQVYEEALHTWTYQHCIESIGLDQQEIYNRYRVVPEIHGKIALANRRLERVMRSDFDLSDRANLHEFALSYFFFAVIFEGCWFYNGFSPIFALQRRGLMKGTAEQLQYIMRDEVMHCAFGIRVIRELLKEEELTLDPAALRELWDEAEATEQAYASYILRDPILGYNAELHVQQFRFIANRRARQLGVAEPFPGAANVLPWLDEQANLRKEKNFFETRVTEYQTGGALAWE from the coding sequence ATGAGCGCACCACAACACGAGACCTTGTTCAACGACTGGGAGCAGCCCGCACCACAGGTGGCCAACCCAGCACCCGGCACAGCTCCGGCTCGCCCCGCCCTGGCCCCGATCAACGCCGCCGACAAACGCGTGGTCAACGGCAAGGCCGACATCAACCAGCTGGCGCCCTTCAAATACAACTGGGCTTGGGAGTATTTCCTCAAGGCCAACCGCAACCACTGGACCCCGCTGGAGATCAGCATGTCGCAGGACGTGCACGACTACCACCACAAACTCAGCCAGCCCGAGCGCCATGTGTTCGAGAACGTGCTGGCTTATCTGACCACCTCGGACATCCTGGCCATGCGCAACATCGGCCTGGCGGTGATGGAGAAGATGAGCGCGCCCGAATTACAGATCTACCAGGCGCGCCAGGTGTATGAGGAGGCCCTGCATACCTGGACCTACCAGCATTGCATCGAGAGCATCGGCCTGGACCAGCAGGAGATCTACAACCGCTACCGCGTGGTGCCCGAGATCCACGGCAAGATCGCGCTGGCCAACCGGCGGCTCGAGCGGGTGATGCGTTCGGACTTTGACCTGAGCGACCGCGCCAACCTGCACGAGTTTGCGCTGTCCTACTTCTTCTTTGCGGTGATTTTTGAGGGCTGCTGGTTCTACAACGGCTTCAGCCCGATCTTTGCGCTGCAACGGCGTGGCCTGATGAAGGGCACGGCCGAGCAGCTGCAGTACATCATGCGTGACGAGGTGATGCACTGCGCCTTTGGCATCCGCGTGATCCGCGAGCTGCTCAAGGAGGAAGAGCTCACGCTCGACCCGGCCGCGCTACGCGAGCTGTGGGACGAGGCCGAGGCCACCGAGCAGGCCTACGCCAGCTACATCCTGCGTGACCCGATCCTGGGCTACAACGCCGAACTGCATGTGCAGCAGTTCCGCTTCATCGCCAACCGACGCGCACGCCAGCTCGGTGTGGCGGAACCTTTCCCCGGCGCCGCCAATGTGTTGCCCTGGCTCGACGAGCAGGCCAACCTGCGCAAGGAGAAAAACTTCTTCGAGACCCGGGTCACCGAGTACCAGACCGGGGGTGCACTGGCCTGGGAATGA